One window from the genome of Nicotiana tomentosiformis chromosome 5, ASM39032v3, whole genome shotgun sequence encodes:
- the LOC104091988 gene encoding GCN5-related N-acetyltransferase 8-like, with amino-acid sequence MAAAAPPPSPTPAPAVIREDLIPTAPQVFSRIRLATNADVPHIHKLIHQMAVFERLTHLFSATESSLSTTLFPENSPPPFTTFTVFLLEVSQNPFLPIDNQNCTNFSPIHKTINLDLPVSDAEAEMFKSGGNDAVVAGFVLFFPNYSSFLAKPGFYIEDIFVRECYRRKGFGRLLLSTVAAQAAKMGYGRVEWVVLDWNVNAIKFYEEMGAQILQEWRVCRLTGGALEAFANVNI; translated from the coding sequence ATGGCCGCCGCCGCACCTCCGCCGTCGCCGACGCCCGCCCCCGCCGTCATCCGTGAGGACTTAATTCCGACTGCCCCCCAGGTCTTCTCCCGAATCCGCCTCGCCACCAACGCCGACGTTCCCCATATCCACAAACTCATCCACCAGATGGCCGTTTTCGAGCGCCTCACCCACCTCTTCTCCGCCACAGAATCTTCTCTCTCCACCACTCTCTTCCCTGAGAACTCCCCGCCTCCCTTCACTACCTTTACCGTCTTCCTACTCGAAGTTTCCCAAAACCCTTTCCTTCCTATCGACAACCAAAACTGCACCAATTTCAGCCCCATACATAAGACTATAAATCTGGATCTCCCGGTATCCGACGCGGAAGCTGAGATGTTTAAATCGGGCGGAAATGATGCAGTGGTTGCTGGGTTTGTGTTGTTTTTCCCGAATTATTCGTCATTTTTAGCGAAACCTGGGTTTTATATAGAGGATATATTTGTGAGGGAGTGTTACAGGAGAAAGGGTTTTGGGAGGTTGTTATTGTCTACTGTGGCGGCACAGGCGGCTAAGATGGGGTACGGGAGAGTGGAGTGGGTGGTTCTAGACTGGAATGTGAATGCGATCAAGTTTTATGAGGAAATGGGGGCTCAAATCTTGCAGGAATGGAGGGTTTGTAGGTTGACTGGTGGGGCCCTTGAAGCTTTTGCCAATGTCAACATTTGA